A portion of the Carya illinoinensis cultivar Pawnee chromosome 11, C.illinoinensisPawnee_v1, whole genome shotgun sequence genome contains these proteins:
- the LOC122282143 gene encoding secreted RxLR effector protein 161-like — translation MSGANPISSPMSASTKLSKFDSPSFENVTLYRSIIGNLQYLSLTRPDISFSVNKACQFMHEPKLSHWLAVKRILRYLKSTINYGLFFSKQSSFNLHAYSDADWVGCPDDRKSTRGYCILLGNHPISWSRVAVKALQVKFCSSKDQLADVFTKPLVSDRFSLLRSSLRVLDTPFDSWGRISLSQDNATQQNKK, via the coding sequence ATGAGTGGTGCTAATCCTATTTCCTCACCCATGTCGGCCTCGACAAAACTTTCCAAGTTTGATTCTCCGTCCTTTGAAAATGTCACCTTGTATCGAAGCATTATTGGCAACCTGCAGTATCTCTCTTTAACTAGACCTGACATCTCATTCTCTGTCAATAAGGCATGTCAATTTATGCATGAACCCAAACTCTCTCACTGGTTAGCAGTCAAGCGAATTCTTCGCTACTTAAAATCCACCATCAACTATGGTCTTTTCTTCTCAAAACAGTCATCCTTCAACTTACATGCCTATTCCGATGCAGATTGGGTTGGATGTCCTGATGACAGAAAATCCACTAGAGGCTATTGTATTCTTCTAGGTAATCATCCTATTTCATGGAGTAGAGTAGCTGTCAAAGCATTACAAGTCAAATTCTGCAGCAGCAAAGACCAACTTGCAGATGTGTTCACAAAACCATTGGTCTCTGATCGTTTTTCTCTTCTTCGATCGAGTCTTCGTGTTCTTGACACCCCATTTGACTCATGGGGGCGTATTAGCCTAAGCCAAGATAATGCCACTCAGCAAAATAAGAAGTAG